A window of Taeniopygia guttata chromosome 14, bTaeGut7.mat, whole genome shotgun sequence contains these coding sequences:
- the PDPK1 gene encoding 3-phosphoinositide-dependent protein kinase 1 isoform X3: MTGTGSPLVSPGAGSGPRVEWAMTGTGSPLYDAVPIQSSVVLCSCSSPSMVRNQADSSTPVISACGSRQGSNMEGTAPESRPNSNSLQQHTEQQPPQPRKKRPDDFKFGKILGEGSFSTVVLARELASSREYAIKILEKRHIIKENKVPYVTRERDVMSRLDHPFFVKLYFTFQDDEKLYFGLSYAKNGELLKYIRKIGSFDETCTRFYTAEIVSALEYLHGKGIIHRDLKPENILLNEDMHIQITDFGTAKVLSADSRQARANSFVGTAQYVSPELLTEKSACKSSDLWALGCIIYQLVAGLPPFRAGNEYLIFQKIIKLEYDFPEKFFPKAKDLVEKLLVLDATNRLGCEEMGGYGPLKAHPFFESIVWENLHLQTPPKLTAYLPAMSEDDEDCYGNYDNLLSQFGCMQVSSSASSHSLSAAETSTPQTSGGNIEQYIHDLDNNSFELDLQFSEDEKRLLLAKQAGGNPWHQFVENNLILKMGPVDKRKGLFARRRQLLLTEGPHLYYVDPVNKVLKGEIPWSLELRPEAKNFKTFFVHTPNRTYYLMDPSGNAHKWCKKIHEVWRHRYHQNAAK; the protein is encoded by the exons tatGATGCTGTTCCAATCCAGTCAAGTGTGGTCTTATGCTCCTGTTCATCGCCTTCAATGGTGAGGAACCAAGCAGATTCCAGCACTCCTGTCATTTCCGCTTGTGGCAGCAGACAGGGATCTAACATGGAGGGCACAGCACCTGAATCAAGACCTAATTCAAACTCCTTGCAGCAACATACAGAACAGCAGCCTCCACAGCCTCGAAAGAAACGACCTGATGACTtcaaatttgggaaaattcttGGTGAAGGATCTTTTTCAACG GTTGTCTTGGCTCGAGAATTGGCAAGTTCTAGAGAATATGCCA ttAAAATTCTAGAAAAACGTCATatcataaaagaaaacaaggtaCCGTATGTGACACGAGAGAGGGATGTAATGTCCCGTCTGGATCACCCTTTTTTTGTGAAACTCTACTTCACCTTTCAGGATGATGAAAAGCTAT ATTTTGGACTTAGCTATGCCAAAAACGGAGAGCTGCTAAAGTATATACGCAAAATTGGCTCATTTGATGAGACCTGTACAAGGTTTTATACTGCTGAAATTGTATCAGCCCTGGAGTATTTGCATGGCAAAGGAATCATTCACAG GGACCTTAAGCCAGAGAACATCTTATTAAATGAAGATATGCACATTCAAATAACAGACTTCGGAACAGCAAAAGTATTATCTGCTGATAGCAGACAAG CGCGGGCAAACTCATTTGTAGGGACAGCACAGTATGTTTCTCCAGAACTGCTGACAGAGAAATCTGCCTGTAAAAG CTCTGACCTCTGGGCTCTGGGATGCATAATATACCAACTTGTAGCTGGATTGCCTCCATTTAGAGCTGG aaATGAATATCTTATATTCCAGAAGATAATAAAGTTGGAATATGACTTCCCAGAAAAATTTTTTCCCAAGGCAAAAGACCTTGTGGAAAAGCTATTG GTTCTAGATGCTACCAACCGATTAGGTTGTGAAgaaatgggaggatatgggccTCTTAAGGCTCACCCCTTCTTCGAATCCATTGTGTGGGAGAACCTACATCTTCAGACACCCCCTAAACTTACAGCGTATTTACCTGCTATGTCAGAGGATGATGAAGATTGTTACGGAAAT TATGACAATCTCCTGAGTCAGTTCGGTTGCATGCAAGTTTCTAGTTCTGCCTCTTCCCATTCACTGTCTGCTGCAGAGACAAGTACACCACAGACATCAGGAGGAAATATTGAACAGTATATTCATGATCTTGACAACAATTCTTTTGAGCTGGATTTACAGTTTTCTGAAGACGAGAAGAGGTTACTTCTAGCAAAACAAGCTGGAGGAAATCCTTG gCATCAGTTTGTAGAAAATAACTTAATCCTAAAAATGGGTCCAGTGGACAAAAGAAAG GGATTGTTTGCACGTCGGCGCCAATTGCTGCTTACGGAAGGGCCTCACCTGTATTATGTGGATCCTGTCAACAAAGTTCTAAAAGGAGAAATTCCATGGTCTTTAGAGTTGCGTCCAGAAGCCAAgaattttaagacattttttgTTCACACG CCAAACAGGACATATTACCTGATGGACCCAAGTGGGAATGCTCATAAATGGTGCAAAAAAATACATGAAGTTTGGCGGCACAGATACCACCAGAATGCTGCAAAATAG
- the PDPK1 gene encoding 3-phosphoinositide-dependent protein kinase 1 isoform X5 produces MASTGSPLYDAVPIQSSVVLCSCSSPSMVRNQADSSTPVISACGSRQGSNMEGTAPESRPNSNSLQQHTEQQPPQPRKKRPDDFKFGKILGEGSFSTVVLARELASSREYAIKILEKRHIIKENKVPYVTRERDVMSRLDHPFFVKLYFTFQDDEKLYFGLSYAKNGELLKYIRKIGSFDETCTRFYTAEIVSALEYLHGKGIIHRDLKPENILLNEDMHIQITDFGTAKVLSADSRQARANSFVGTAQYVSPELLTEKSACKSSDLWALGCIIYQLVAGLPPFRAGNEYLIFQKIIKLEYDFPEKFFPKAKDLVEKLLVLDATNRLGCEEMGGYGPLKAHPFFESIVWENLHLQTPPKLTAYLPAMSEDDEDCYGNYDNLLSQFGCMQVSSSASSHSLSAAETSTPQTSGGNIEQYIHDLDNNSFELDLQFSEDEKRLLLAKQAGGNPWHQFVENNLILKMGPVDKRKGLFARRRQLLLTEGPHLYYVDPVNKVLKGEIPWSLELRPEAKNFKTFFVHTPNRTYYLMDPSGNAHKWCKKIHEVWRHRYHQNAAK; encoded by the exons tatGATGCTGTTCCAATCCAGTCAAGTGTGGTCTTATGCTCCTGTTCATCGCCTTCAATGGTGAGGAACCAAGCAGATTCCAGCACTCCTGTCATTTCCGCTTGTGGCAGCAGACAGGGATCTAACATGGAGGGCACAGCACCTGAATCAAGACCTAATTCAAACTCCTTGCAGCAACATACAGAACAGCAGCCTCCACAGCCTCGAAAGAAACGACCTGATGACTtcaaatttgggaaaattcttGGTGAAGGATCTTTTTCAACG GTTGTCTTGGCTCGAGAATTGGCAAGTTCTAGAGAATATGCCA ttAAAATTCTAGAAAAACGTCATatcataaaagaaaacaaggtaCCGTATGTGACACGAGAGAGGGATGTAATGTCCCGTCTGGATCACCCTTTTTTTGTGAAACTCTACTTCACCTTTCAGGATGATGAAAAGCTAT ATTTTGGACTTAGCTATGCCAAAAACGGAGAGCTGCTAAAGTATATACGCAAAATTGGCTCATTTGATGAGACCTGTACAAGGTTTTATACTGCTGAAATTGTATCAGCCCTGGAGTATTTGCATGGCAAAGGAATCATTCACAG GGACCTTAAGCCAGAGAACATCTTATTAAATGAAGATATGCACATTCAAATAACAGACTTCGGAACAGCAAAAGTATTATCTGCTGATAGCAGACAAG CGCGGGCAAACTCATTTGTAGGGACAGCACAGTATGTTTCTCCAGAACTGCTGACAGAGAAATCTGCCTGTAAAAG CTCTGACCTCTGGGCTCTGGGATGCATAATATACCAACTTGTAGCTGGATTGCCTCCATTTAGAGCTGG aaATGAATATCTTATATTCCAGAAGATAATAAAGTTGGAATATGACTTCCCAGAAAAATTTTTTCCCAAGGCAAAAGACCTTGTGGAAAAGCTATTG GTTCTAGATGCTACCAACCGATTAGGTTGTGAAgaaatgggaggatatgggccTCTTAAGGCTCACCCCTTCTTCGAATCCATTGTGTGGGAGAACCTACATCTTCAGACACCCCCTAAACTTACAGCGTATTTACCTGCTATGTCAGAGGATGATGAAGATTGTTACGGAAAT TATGACAATCTCCTGAGTCAGTTCGGTTGCATGCAAGTTTCTAGTTCTGCCTCTTCCCATTCACTGTCTGCTGCAGAGACAAGTACACCACAGACATCAGGAGGAAATATTGAACAGTATATTCATGATCTTGACAACAATTCTTTTGAGCTGGATTTACAGTTTTCTGAAGACGAGAAGAGGTTACTTCTAGCAAAACAAGCTGGAGGAAATCCTTG gCATCAGTTTGTAGAAAATAACTTAATCCTAAAAATGGGTCCAGTGGACAAAAGAAAG GGATTGTTTGCACGTCGGCGCCAATTGCTGCTTACGGAAGGGCCTCACCTGTATTATGTGGATCCTGTCAACAAAGTTCTAAAAGGAGAAATTCCATGGTCTTTAGAGTTGCGTCCAGAAGCCAAgaattttaagacattttttgTTCACACG CCAAACAGGACATATTACCTGATGGACCCAAGTGGGAATGCTCATAAATGGTGCAAAAAAATACATGAAGTTTGGCGGCACAGATACCACCAGAATGCTGCAAAATAG
- the PDPK1 gene encoding 3-phosphoinositide-dependent protein kinase 1 isoform X7: MVRNQADSSTPVISACGSRQGSNMEGTAPESRPNSNSLQQHTEQQPPQPRKKRPDDFKFGKILGEGSFSTVVLARELASSREYAIKILEKRHIIKENKVPYVTRERDVMSRLDHPFFVKLYFTFQDDEKLYFGLSYAKNGELLKYIRKIGSFDETCTRFYTAEIVSALEYLHGKGIIHRDLKPENILLNEDMHIQITDFGTAKVLSADSRQARANSFVGTAQYVSPELLTEKSACKSSDLWALGCIIYQLVAGLPPFRAGNEYLIFQKIIKLEYDFPEKFFPKAKDLVEKLLVLDATNRLGCEEMGGYGPLKAHPFFESIVWENLHLQTPPKLTAYLPAMSEDDEDCYGNYDNLLSQFGCMQVSSSASSHSLSAAETSTPQTSGGNIEQYIHDLDNNSFELDLQFSEDEKRLLLAKQAGGNPWHQFVENNLILKMGPVDKRKGLFARRRQLLLTEGPHLYYVDPVNKVLKGEIPWSLELRPEAKNFKTFFVHTPNRTYYLMDPSGNAHKWCKKIHEVWRHRYHQNAAK; this comes from the exons ATGGTGAGGAACCAAGCAGATTCCAGCACTCCTGTCATTTCCGCTTGTGGCAGCAGACAGGGATCTAACATGGAGGGCACAGCACCTGAATCAAGACCTAATTCAAACTCCTTGCAGCAACATACAGAACAGCAGCCTCCACAGCCTCGAAAGAAACGACCTGATGACTtcaaatttgggaaaattcttGGTGAAGGATCTTTTTCAACG GTTGTCTTGGCTCGAGAATTGGCAAGTTCTAGAGAATATGCCA ttAAAATTCTAGAAAAACGTCATatcataaaagaaaacaaggtaCCGTATGTGACACGAGAGAGGGATGTAATGTCCCGTCTGGATCACCCTTTTTTTGTGAAACTCTACTTCACCTTTCAGGATGATGAAAAGCTAT ATTTTGGACTTAGCTATGCCAAAAACGGAGAGCTGCTAAAGTATATACGCAAAATTGGCTCATTTGATGAGACCTGTACAAGGTTTTATACTGCTGAAATTGTATCAGCCCTGGAGTATTTGCATGGCAAAGGAATCATTCACAG GGACCTTAAGCCAGAGAACATCTTATTAAATGAAGATATGCACATTCAAATAACAGACTTCGGAACAGCAAAAGTATTATCTGCTGATAGCAGACAAG CGCGGGCAAACTCATTTGTAGGGACAGCACAGTATGTTTCTCCAGAACTGCTGACAGAGAAATCTGCCTGTAAAAG CTCTGACCTCTGGGCTCTGGGATGCATAATATACCAACTTGTAGCTGGATTGCCTCCATTTAGAGCTGG aaATGAATATCTTATATTCCAGAAGATAATAAAGTTGGAATATGACTTCCCAGAAAAATTTTTTCCCAAGGCAAAAGACCTTGTGGAAAAGCTATTG GTTCTAGATGCTACCAACCGATTAGGTTGTGAAgaaatgggaggatatgggccTCTTAAGGCTCACCCCTTCTTCGAATCCATTGTGTGGGAGAACCTACATCTTCAGACACCCCCTAAACTTACAGCGTATTTACCTGCTATGTCAGAGGATGATGAAGATTGTTACGGAAAT TATGACAATCTCCTGAGTCAGTTCGGTTGCATGCAAGTTTCTAGTTCTGCCTCTTCCCATTCACTGTCTGCTGCAGAGACAAGTACACCACAGACATCAGGAGGAAATATTGAACAGTATATTCATGATCTTGACAACAATTCTTTTGAGCTGGATTTACAGTTTTCTGAAGACGAGAAGAGGTTACTTCTAGCAAAACAAGCTGGAGGAAATCCTTG gCATCAGTTTGTAGAAAATAACTTAATCCTAAAAATGGGTCCAGTGGACAAAAGAAAG GGATTGTTTGCACGTCGGCGCCAATTGCTGCTTACGGAAGGGCCTCACCTGTATTATGTGGATCCTGTCAACAAAGTTCTAAAAGGAGAAATTCCATGGTCTTTAGAGTTGCGTCCAGAAGCCAAgaattttaagacattttttgTTCACACG CCAAACAGGACATATTACCTGATGGACCCAAGTGGGAATGCTCATAAATGGTGCAAAAAAATACATGAAGTTTGGCGGCACAGATACCACCAGAATGCTGCAAAATAG
- the PDPK1 gene encoding 3-phosphoinositide-dependent protein kinase 1 isoform X1, producing the protein MAGTGSPLVSPGAGSGQRAGRAMTGTGSPLYDAVPIQSSVVLCSCSSPSMVRNQADSSTPVISACGSRQGSNMEGTAPESRPNSNSLQQHTEQQPPQPRKKRPDDFKFGKILGEGSFSTVVLARELASSREYAIKILEKRHIIKENKVPYVTRERDVMSRLDHPFFVKLYFTFQDDEKLYFGLSYAKNGELLKYIRKIGSFDETCTRFYTAEIVSALEYLHGKGIIHRDLKPENILLNEDMHIQITDFGTAKVLSADSRQARANSFVGTAQYVSPELLTEKSACKSSDLWALGCIIYQLVAGLPPFRAGNEYLIFQKIIKLEYDFPEKFFPKAKDLVEKLLVLDATNRLGCEEMGGYGPLKAHPFFESIVWENLHLQTPPKLTAYLPAMSEDDEDCYGNYDNLLSQFGCMQVSSSASSHSLSAAETSTPQTSGGNIEQYIHDLDNNSFELDLQFSEDEKRLLLAKQAGGNPWHQFVENNLILKMGPVDKRKGLFARRRQLLLTEGPHLYYVDPVNKVLKGEIPWSLELRPEAKNFKTFFVHTPNRTYYLMDPSGNAHKWCKKIHEVWRHRYHQNAAK; encoded by the exons tatGATGCTGTTCCAATCCAGTCAAGTGTGGTCTTATGCTCCTGTTCATCGCCTTCAATGGTGAGGAACCAAGCAGATTCCAGCACTCCTGTCATTTCCGCTTGTGGCAGCAGACAGGGATCTAACATGGAGGGCACAGCACCTGAATCAAGACCTAATTCAAACTCCTTGCAGCAACATACAGAACAGCAGCCTCCACAGCCTCGAAAGAAACGACCTGATGACTtcaaatttgggaaaattcttGGTGAAGGATCTTTTTCAACG GTTGTCTTGGCTCGAGAATTGGCAAGTTCTAGAGAATATGCCA ttAAAATTCTAGAAAAACGTCATatcataaaagaaaacaaggtaCCGTATGTGACACGAGAGAGGGATGTAATGTCCCGTCTGGATCACCCTTTTTTTGTGAAACTCTACTTCACCTTTCAGGATGATGAAAAGCTAT ATTTTGGACTTAGCTATGCCAAAAACGGAGAGCTGCTAAAGTATATACGCAAAATTGGCTCATTTGATGAGACCTGTACAAGGTTTTATACTGCTGAAATTGTATCAGCCCTGGAGTATTTGCATGGCAAAGGAATCATTCACAG GGACCTTAAGCCAGAGAACATCTTATTAAATGAAGATATGCACATTCAAATAACAGACTTCGGAACAGCAAAAGTATTATCTGCTGATAGCAGACAAG CGCGGGCAAACTCATTTGTAGGGACAGCACAGTATGTTTCTCCAGAACTGCTGACAGAGAAATCTGCCTGTAAAAG CTCTGACCTCTGGGCTCTGGGATGCATAATATACCAACTTGTAGCTGGATTGCCTCCATTTAGAGCTGG aaATGAATATCTTATATTCCAGAAGATAATAAAGTTGGAATATGACTTCCCAGAAAAATTTTTTCCCAAGGCAAAAGACCTTGTGGAAAAGCTATTG GTTCTAGATGCTACCAACCGATTAGGTTGTGAAgaaatgggaggatatgggccTCTTAAGGCTCACCCCTTCTTCGAATCCATTGTGTGGGAGAACCTACATCTTCAGACACCCCCTAAACTTACAGCGTATTTACCTGCTATGTCAGAGGATGATGAAGATTGTTACGGAAAT TATGACAATCTCCTGAGTCAGTTCGGTTGCATGCAAGTTTCTAGTTCTGCCTCTTCCCATTCACTGTCTGCTGCAGAGACAAGTACACCACAGACATCAGGAGGAAATATTGAACAGTATATTCATGATCTTGACAACAATTCTTTTGAGCTGGATTTACAGTTTTCTGAAGACGAGAAGAGGTTACTTCTAGCAAAACAAGCTGGAGGAAATCCTTG gCATCAGTTTGTAGAAAATAACTTAATCCTAAAAATGGGTCCAGTGGACAAAAGAAAG GGATTGTTTGCACGTCGGCGCCAATTGCTGCTTACGGAAGGGCCTCACCTGTATTATGTGGATCCTGTCAACAAAGTTCTAAAAGGAGAAATTCCATGGTCTTTAGAGTTGCGTCCAGAAGCCAAgaattttaagacattttttgTTCACACG CCAAACAGGACATATTACCTGATGGACCCAAGTGGGAATGCTCATAAATGGTGCAAAAAAATACATGAAGTTTGGCGGCACAGATACCACCAGAATGCTGCAAAATAG
- the PDPK1 gene encoding 3-phosphoinositide-dependent protein kinase 1 isoform X4, whose protein sequence is MASTGSPLVSPGAGSGPRAGRAMAGTGSPLYDAVPIQSSVVLCSCSSPSMVRNQADSSTPVISACGSRQGSNMEGTAPESRPNSNSLQQHTEQQPPQPRKKRPDDFKFGKILGEGSFSTVVLARELASSREYAIKILEKRHIIKENKVPYVTRERDVMSRLDHPFFVKLYFTFQDDEKLYFGLSYAKNGELLKYIRKIGSFDETCTRFYTAEIVSALEYLHGKGIIHRDLKPENILLNEDMHIQITDFGTAKVLSADSRQARANSFVGTAQYVSPELLTEKSACKSSDLWALGCIIYQLVAGLPPFRAGNEYLIFQKIIKLEYDFPEKFFPKAKDLVEKLLVLDATNRLGCEEMGGYGPLKAHPFFESIVWENLHLQTPPKLTAYLPAMSEDDEDCYGNYDNLLSQFGCMQVSSSASSHSLSAAETSTPQTSGGNIEQYIHDLDNNSFELDLQFSEDEKRLLLAKQAGGNPWHQFVENNLILKMGPVDKRKGLFARRRQLLLTEGPHLYYVDPVNKVLKGEIPWSLELRPEAKNFKTFFVHTPNRTYYLMDPSGNAHKWCKKIHEVWRHRYHQNAAK, encoded by the exons tatGATGCTGTTCCAATCCAGTCAAGTGTGGTCTTATGCTCCTGTTCATCGCCTTCAATGGTGAGGAACCAAGCAGATTCCAGCACTCCTGTCATTTCCGCTTGTGGCAGCAGACAGGGATCTAACATGGAGGGCACAGCACCTGAATCAAGACCTAATTCAAACTCCTTGCAGCAACATACAGAACAGCAGCCTCCACAGCCTCGAAAGAAACGACCTGATGACTtcaaatttgggaaaattcttGGTGAAGGATCTTTTTCAACG GTTGTCTTGGCTCGAGAATTGGCAAGTTCTAGAGAATATGCCA ttAAAATTCTAGAAAAACGTCATatcataaaagaaaacaaggtaCCGTATGTGACACGAGAGAGGGATGTAATGTCCCGTCTGGATCACCCTTTTTTTGTGAAACTCTACTTCACCTTTCAGGATGATGAAAAGCTAT ATTTTGGACTTAGCTATGCCAAAAACGGAGAGCTGCTAAAGTATATACGCAAAATTGGCTCATTTGATGAGACCTGTACAAGGTTTTATACTGCTGAAATTGTATCAGCCCTGGAGTATTTGCATGGCAAAGGAATCATTCACAG GGACCTTAAGCCAGAGAACATCTTATTAAATGAAGATATGCACATTCAAATAACAGACTTCGGAACAGCAAAAGTATTATCTGCTGATAGCAGACAAG CGCGGGCAAACTCATTTGTAGGGACAGCACAGTATGTTTCTCCAGAACTGCTGACAGAGAAATCTGCCTGTAAAAG CTCTGACCTCTGGGCTCTGGGATGCATAATATACCAACTTGTAGCTGGATTGCCTCCATTTAGAGCTGG aaATGAATATCTTATATTCCAGAAGATAATAAAGTTGGAATATGACTTCCCAGAAAAATTTTTTCCCAAGGCAAAAGACCTTGTGGAAAAGCTATTG GTTCTAGATGCTACCAACCGATTAGGTTGTGAAgaaatgggaggatatgggccTCTTAAGGCTCACCCCTTCTTCGAATCCATTGTGTGGGAGAACCTACATCTTCAGACACCCCCTAAACTTACAGCGTATTTACCTGCTATGTCAGAGGATGATGAAGATTGTTACGGAAAT TATGACAATCTCCTGAGTCAGTTCGGTTGCATGCAAGTTTCTAGTTCTGCCTCTTCCCATTCACTGTCTGCTGCAGAGACAAGTACACCACAGACATCAGGAGGAAATATTGAACAGTATATTCATGATCTTGACAACAATTCTTTTGAGCTGGATTTACAGTTTTCTGAAGACGAGAAGAGGTTACTTCTAGCAAAACAAGCTGGAGGAAATCCTTG gCATCAGTTTGTAGAAAATAACTTAATCCTAAAAATGGGTCCAGTGGACAAAAGAAAG GGATTGTTTGCACGTCGGCGCCAATTGCTGCTTACGGAAGGGCCTCACCTGTATTATGTGGATCCTGTCAACAAAGTTCTAAAAGGAGAAATTCCATGGTCTTTAGAGTTGCGTCCAGAAGCCAAgaattttaagacattttttgTTCACACG CCAAACAGGACATATTACCTGATGGACCCAAGTGGGAATGCTCATAAATGGTGCAAAAAAATACATGAAGTTTGGCGGCACAGATACCACCAGAATGCTGCAAAATAG
- the PDPK1 gene encoding 3-phosphoinositide-dependent protein kinase 1 isoform X2: protein MAGTGSPLVSPGAGSGPRAGRAMAGTGSPLYDAVPIQSSVVLCSCSSPSMVRNQADSSTPVISACGSRQGSNMEGTAPESRPNSNSLQQHTEQQPPQPRKKRPDDFKFGKILGEGSFSTVVLARELASSREYAIKILEKRHIIKENKVPYVTRERDVMSRLDHPFFVKLYFTFQDDEKLYFGLSYAKNGELLKYIRKIGSFDETCTRFYTAEIVSALEYLHGKGIIHRDLKPENILLNEDMHIQITDFGTAKVLSADSRQARANSFVGTAQYVSPELLTEKSACKSSDLWALGCIIYQLVAGLPPFRAGNEYLIFQKIIKLEYDFPEKFFPKAKDLVEKLLVLDATNRLGCEEMGGYGPLKAHPFFESIVWENLHLQTPPKLTAYLPAMSEDDEDCYGNYDNLLSQFGCMQVSSSASSHSLSAAETSTPQTSGGNIEQYIHDLDNNSFELDLQFSEDEKRLLLAKQAGGNPWHQFVENNLILKMGPVDKRKGLFARRRQLLLTEGPHLYYVDPVNKVLKGEIPWSLELRPEAKNFKTFFVHTPNRTYYLMDPSGNAHKWCKKIHEVWRHRYHQNAAK, encoded by the exons tatGATGCTGTTCCAATCCAGTCAAGTGTGGTCTTATGCTCCTGTTCATCGCCTTCAATGGTGAGGAACCAAGCAGATTCCAGCACTCCTGTCATTTCCGCTTGTGGCAGCAGACAGGGATCTAACATGGAGGGCACAGCACCTGAATCAAGACCTAATTCAAACTCCTTGCAGCAACATACAGAACAGCAGCCTCCACAGCCTCGAAAGAAACGACCTGATGACTtcaaatttgggaaaattcttGGTGAAGGATCTTTTTCAACG GTTGTCTTGGCTCGAGAATTGGCAAGTTCTAGAGAATATGCCA ttAAAATTCTAGAAAAACGTCATatcataaaagaaaacaaggtaCCGTATGTGACACGAGAGAGGGATGTAATGTCCCGTCTGGATCACCCTTTTTTTGTGAAACTCTACTTCACCTTTCAGGATGATGAAAAGCTAT ATTTTGGACTTAGCTATGCCAAAAACGGAGAGCTGCTAAAGTATATACGCAAAATTGGCTCATTTGATGAGACCTGTACAAGGTTTTATACTGCTGAAATTGTATCAGCCCTGGAGTATTTGCATGGCAAAGGAATCATTCACAG GGACCTTAAGCCAGAGAACATCTTATTAAATGAAGATATGCACATTCAAATAACAGACTTCGGAACAGCAAAAGTATTATCTGCTGATAGCAGACAAG CGCGGGCAAACTCATTTGTAGGGACAGCACAGTATGTTTCTCCAGAACTGCTGACAGAGAAATCTGCCTGTAAAAG CTCTGACCTCTGGGCTCTGGGATGCATAATATACCAACTTGTAGCTGGATTGCCTCCATTTAGAGCTGG aaATGAATATCTTATATTCCAGAAGATAATAAAGTTGGAATATGACTTCCCAGAAAAATTTTTTCCCAAGGCAAAAGACCTTGTGGAAAAGCTATTG GTTCTAGATGCTACCAACCGATTAGGTTGTGAAgaaatgggaggatatgggccTCTTAAGGCTCACCCCTTCTTCGAATCCATTGTGTGGGAGAACCTACATCTTCAGACACCCCCTAAACTTACAGCGTATTTACCTGCTATGTCAGAGGATGATGAAGATTGTTACGGAAAT TATGACAATCTCCTGAGTCAGTTCGGTTGCATGCAAGTTTCTAGTTCTGCCTCTTCCCATTCACTGTCTGCTGCAGAGACAAGTACACCACAGACATCAGGAGGAAATATTGAACAGTATATTCATGATCTTGACAACAATTCTTTTGAGCTGGATTTACAGTTTTCTGAAGACGAGAAGAGGTTACTTCTAGCAAAACAAGCTGGAGGAAATCCTTG gCATCAGTTTGTAGAAAATAACTTAATCCTAAAAATGGGTCCAGTGGACAAAAGAAAG GGATTGTTTGCACGTCGGCGCCAATTGCTGCTTACGGAAGGGCCTCACCTGTATTATGTGGATCCTGTCAACAAAGTTCTAAAAGGAGAAATTCCATGGTCTTTAGAGTTGCGTCCAGAAGCCAAgaattttaagacattttttgTTCACACG CCAAACAGGACATATTACCTGATGGACCCAAGTGGGAATGCTCATAAATGGTGCAAAAAAATACATGAAGTTTGGCGGCACAGATACCACCAGAATGCTGCAAAATAG